The following is a genomic window from Neodiprion lecontei isolate iyNeoLeco1 chromosome 4, iyNeoLeco1.1, whole genome shotgun sequence.
ACGATCAATATCTTTCGACTTAACGACTcctttataaaataattgcgaCAATATACCTATTGTTggaacgaatatttttttcccaccaaCTTGAACTAGGTGTAATACAGCTTCGATCCAATCAATATGTGGTATCCATTTATCAACTGGTTCATCTTGTAGATATATGTAAAATAGCTCAGCCACAAACTCATAATACTCTGCTACAATTTTTCCTTCCAGGTTTCTATTTTCACTTATAATTTCATTCGTGTGATCAGATGATCGTACGGCTAGAGTCTTATACATGTTGTATAAAGGaccaataaatttataatttctgaGTTTCACGTTGGTTGCTTTTAGACAagcgtataatattttaaccCCACAAATCTTTTGAAGATTATTACTGTATCCTCCATCGTTAATCATATTCCATGATTCTACTTCAAACCTTTCAATATGATTCTGTACGTCTCTTTTTGAAATGATTGAGTTCTcatctgtgaaaaatttctgcgtTACCAATACAAGAGTATTAATCTCATCAATAGTAGCTTCGTCAGTTATGTTTCGCATAAATTTGAATGCGATTCGTAAAGTGATATCAACATAATCAGCAATGAATTCTCGCATAATATAATCTTTTGACGAAGTAAAGTCGAAGAGATAACCAATAAGTTCAATACATTTCTTTCTCAACTCAATATTTCCGTAAGGCCTGGAATCTGCGCCAATGAGACAATGAAGTAAGTTTCGTAGCATAGTAAATCCTGCACACGACTTAGAATCAAGGATAATGTGCCCATCATGAAAAAGCATAAGCATCAATGATAAAGATTTCATACTGACATCACTGAGTGAATTCTTATCGATGAATTGGCTGcagattttttcaagaaatcgCAGAGCCTCATCCCGTTTCACTGTTTTTGATAACCAAGTAGATATTCGTTTCCAAGATAATTGACCACGAGTTAGGGATTCGTGGATGGAAAATGCTGACAGCGTATTTGCTACCGCTACCAAATTCAAAGGCTCTGTAACTAAGTGGGTGAGAGTTTCTAGTAGTTCCACCTGGGAACCGATGCGAAGAACTCGGCAGTGCATATTAAGATTGATTTCTGCTAATGTTTTCACAGCTTCTAGTTCAACTTCTTTCCACATACTGACCACTCTCGCTACTTTGGACAGAGCATGAATAATATAGAACAACGCTACAGGACCCCAAGTCATCTTCGAGGCATGTGTTAGGAATCTTGTAACAAAGTCACTATATTTTACTTCAGCAGAATTTAGAAGTTTAATGAGCTCTTTTACAATGATTGGTTCGTCGTTTGTATCGTTTTCGTACAGGTAAGTATTGTTCAAAACATGAAGAATGAGTATCAGAAAATCATCGTTGTATAAACCTGGGTCGAGAGCGAATACATTTAATAACCCCCATTTGACTACAGTGTTATTACTGTGCTGAAAAATACGTGAAAAAGCACAACGTACCCATGCGAAGTGGAAACCAGCTGCATTGCAACATTCCTGctcgaatttttcatcgacCAAAGTTTTCAGAAGTGGGAAAACTGGAATTACGAAATGCTTCTGCTTTTCCTCCAATGCTTCTAATATCAAAAACAAATTGTTTACGTTTTTCTTGAAAGAAGTTCGTTGAGATTCATTTCCAGTGCATACCAGCGGTCTAATTTCTTTGTATTGGTCAAGTCTTATAccttcaattttataattgtcAAGAAAATCAACTACTCTTTTCGCAAGATATAAAGCTTGCTTACGCTGGTGTGGTATTGGACTCGATAATCCTTTCAATAATACGAGCCAAAATGACTGTGTGATAAGTTTTTCAAGCAGCTGTTCGTGGTATTCAGGTTTTATCGAAAACCAAGCATCGGCTGTCATGCACATGATATAAAGGATATCACCCGTATCACATTTTAGTTCGAAAATCATTTCCCATATTTCTGTGAGCATCTCTTTTCGATTTGTGACACTTATGACTTTTGGT
Proteins encoded in this region:
- the LOC107226269 gene encoding uncharacterized protein LOC107226269 isoform X6 codes for the protein MDVHERFMAHDTGQIKYLLFASTNHSYIFDSLLVSFSGIVQNINQHPDSLETLETLKRILCFVYQETRSLTEKNADLVKLVHKSYLTAHSIDVDVLQKYLYLYTTDTKCLSLILDIFMLHMVLRYDTCMILKNLQHLQESIDEYFDTENKINVLDVKLMACYVNSLLLHPASSELSEQSDVANLTICFKRHIRQWLVSKNDNECPALILLLPKVISVTNRKEMLTEIWEMIFELKCDTGDILYIMCMTADAWFSIKPEYHEQLLEKLITQSFWLVLLKGLSSPIPHQRKQALYLAKRVVDFLDNYKIEGIRLDQYKEIRPLVCTGNESQRTSFKKNVNNLFLILEALEEKQKHFVIPVFPLLKTLVDEKFEQECCNAAGFHFAWVRCAFSRIFQHSNNTVVKWGLLNVFALDPGLYNDDFLILILHVLNNTYLYENDTNDEPIIVKELIKLLNSAEVKYSDFVTRFLTHASKMTWGPVALFYIIHALSKVARVVSMWKEVELEAVKTLAEINLNMHCRVLRIGSQVELLETLTHLVTEPLNLVAVANTLSAFSIHESLTRGQLSWKRISTWLSKTVKRDEALRFLEKICSQFIDKNSLSDVSMKSLSLMLMLFHDGHIILDSKSCAGFTMLRNLLHCLIGADSRPYGNIELRKKCIELIGYLFDFTSSKDYIMREFIADYVDITLRIAFKFMRNITDEATIDEINTLVLVTQKFFTDENSIISKRDVQNHIERFEVESWNMINDGGYSNNLQKICGVKILYACLKATNVKLRNYKFIGPLYNMYKTLAVRSSDHTNEIISENRNLEGKIVAEYYEFVAELFYIYLQDEPVDKWIPHIDWIEAVLHLVQVGGKKIFVPTIGILSQLFYKGVVKSKDIDRFKSVTRLCWKSMLETNECRLAMDKIMELIFSSKFLECEDMKELTMEFTEEMVEKIEKIPGLSVVLVNGLEHIEGVHLANFYDALLTCLFHGIVPRRDKKIELQARSYVFELYHKAYPNCLSNMYVNTDTATRAHAVALLHKRITDNTEHAAKLLPMIIARLNESQNKRYFGDSLTHRHKNRLIQALFVLQPVLKKNDMVLLNSLMCENILSESSQPSVRIMQEWLIIKIYLESEILRGGVWNLFRQAQEKRVGSLCSIMSIVYHVARSLKSNLQSEFIDLSLEHMMPCCMLQQFNVRLYAQEDFYFTVFNPIDDYSLQMKDPQHETILITSVIILLTFKKNSFHGNQCYPMKMNSMKLPDV
- the LOC107226269 gene encoding probable methyltransferase TARBP1 isoform X5: MDVHERFMAHDTGQIKYLLFASTNHSYIFDSLLVSFSGIVQNINQHPDSLETLETLKRILCFVYQETRSLTEKNADLVKLVHKSYLTAHSIDVDVLQKYLYLYTTDTKCLSLILDIFMLHMVLRYDTCMILKNLQHLQESIDEYFDTENKINVLDVKLMACYVNSLLLHPASSELSEQSDVANLTICFKRHIRQWLVSKNDNECPALILLLPKVISVTNRKEMLTEIWEMIFELKCDTGDILYIMCMTADAWFSIKPEYHEQLLEKLITQSFWLVLLKGLSSPIPHQRKQALYLAKRVVDFLDNYKIEGIRLDQYKEIRPLVCTGNESQRTSFKKNVNNLFLILEALEEKQKHFVIPVFPLLKTLVDEKFEQECCNAAGFHFAWVRCAFSRIFQHSNNTVVKWGLLNVFALDPGLYNDDFLILILHVLNNTYLYENDTNDEPIIVKELIKLLNSAEVKYSDFVTRFLTHASKMTWGPVALFYIIHALSKVARVVSMWKEVELEAVKTLAEINLNMHCRVLRIGSQVELLETLTHLVTEPLNLVAVANTLSAFSIHESLTRGQLSWKRISTWLSKTVKRDEALRFLEKICSQFIDKNSLSDVSMKSLSLMLMLFHDGHIILDSKSCAGFTMLRNLLHCLIGADSRPYGNIELRKKCIELIGYLFDFTSSKDYIMREFIADYVDITLRIAFKFMRNITDEATIDEINTLVLVTQKFFTDENSIISKRDVQNHIERFEVESWNMINDGGYSNNLQKICGVKILYACLKATNVKLRNYKFIGPLYNMYKTLAVRSSDHTNEIISENRNLEGKIVAEYYEFVAELFYIYLQDEPVDKWIPHIDWIEAVLHLVQVGGKKIFVPTIGILSQLFYKGVVKSKDIDRFKSVTRLCWKSMLETNECRLAMDKIMELIFSSKFLECEDMKELTMEFTEEMVEKIEKIPGLSVVLVNGLEHIEGVHLANFYDALLTCLFHGIVPRRDKKIELQARSYVFELYHKAYPNCLSNMYVNTDTATRAHAVALLHKRITDNTEHAAKLLPMIIARLNESQNKRYFGDSLTHRHKNRLIQALFVLQPVLKKNDMVLLNSLMCENILSESSQPSVRIMQEWLIIKIYLESEILRGGVWNLFRQAQEKRVGSLCSIMSIVYHVARSLKSNLQSEFIDLSLEHMMPCCMLQQFNVRLYAQVLASKLYDLAKKMSYLAVTEKYKELYNSLTKSLQLGNLLKNSTKLQEDFYFTVFNPIDDYSLQMKDPQHETILITSVIILLTFKKNSFHGNQCYPMKMNSMKLPDV